From a single Kitasatospora azatica KCTC 9699 genomic region:
- a CDS encoding GNAT family N-acetyltransferase, whose amino-acid sequence MIREAVREDVPTIIELIRELADYERALEEARATEDQLAEALFGEQPVVHALIAADEATGETVGFALWFRNYSTWNGTHGVYLEDLYVRPGNRGGGHGKALLSELARIAVTRGYQRFEWSVLNWNEPSIGFYKRLGAEPLDGWTVYRLTGDALRELGTS is encoded by the coding sequence ATGATCAGAGAAGCCGTCCGCGAGGACGTCCCGACCATCATCGAGCTGATCCGTGAGCTGGCCGACTACGAGCGCGCGCTCGAGGAGGCCAGGGCCACCGAGGACCAGCTGGCCGAGGCGCTCTTCGGTGAGCAGCCGGTGGTCCACGCACTGATCGCCGCGGACGAGGCGACCGGCGAGACGGTGGGCTTCGCGCTCTGGTTCCGCAACTACTCCACCTGGAACGGCACCCACGGCGTCTACCTGGAGGACCTGTACGTCCGCCCGGGCAACCGCGGCGGCGGGCACGGCAAGGCACTGCTCAGCGAGCTGGCCAGGATCGCCGTGACGCGCGGCTACCAGCGCTTCGAGTGGAGCGTGCTGAACTGGAACGAACCTTCGATCGGCTTCTACAAGCGGCTCGGCGCCGAGCCGCTGGACGGCTGGACGGTCTACCGGTTGACCGGGGACGCGCTCCGCGAGCTGGGCACTTCCTGA
- a CDS encoding diacylglycerol/lipid kinase family protein has translation MRALLVVNPKATTTSGRTRDVLTHALRSDLKLEVAVTEYRGHARDLARQAAADGAVDLVVALGGDGTVNEVVNGLLAAGPGEKVPRLAVVPGGSTNVFARALGLPNHPVEATGVLLDALEQRRERAISLGKAMTEGLPDRWFTFTAGLGFDAGVVGRVEEQRRSGRKSTHALYVREALRHYVTEREHRRSGPVTLVLPGRAPQPGLVMTIVSNTSPWTFLGNRPVLPSPSASFETDLDVFGITRMTAFGTARTVRQILRPHTPSEQSQKAVGPSGKHVVSYHDVRHFTLVSEEPAPFQVDGDHLGDRSRVSFTGVRRALRVIV, from the coding sequence ATGCGCGCGCTCCTGGTCGTGAATCCGAAAGCCACCACCACCAGTGGCCGGACCAGGGACGTCCTGACCCACGCGCTGCGCAGTGATCTCAAGCTGGAGGTGGCGGTCACCGAGTACCGCGGCCACGCCCGGGACCTGGCCCGCCAGGCGGCCGCGGACGGCGCGGTGGACCTGGTGGTGGCGCTCGGCGGCGACGGCACGGTCAACGAGGTGGTCAACGGACTGCTCGCGGCCGGTCCGGGCGAGAAGGTGCCGCGGCTGGCGGTGGTGCCGGGCGGCAGCACCAATGTCTTCGCCCGCGCGCTGGGCCTGCCCAACCACCCGGTGGAGGCCACCGGGGTGCTGCTGGACGCACTGGAGCAACGCCGGGAGCGGGCGATCTCGCTGGGCAAGGCGATGACCGAGGGGCTGCCGGACCGCTGGTTCACCTTCACCGCGGGGCTGGGCTTCGACGCCGGCGTGGTCGGCCGGGTGGAGGAGCAGCGCCGGTCGGGGCGCAAATCGACGCACGCGCTCTATGTCCGCGAGGCGCTCCGGCACTACGTCACCGAACGTGAGCACCGCCGGAGCGGGCCGGTCACCTTGGTACTGCCGGGTAGGGCACCTCAGCCGGGACTGGTGATGACCATAGTTTCGAACACCTCACCGTGGACCTTTCTCGGTAACCGCCCGGTACTGCCCTCTCCGTCGGCATCCTTCGAAACCGACCTTGACGTCTTCGGCATCACTCGAATGACGGCGTTCGGAACCGCTCGTACGGTTCGTCAGATCCTGCGGCCGCACACTCCTTCGGAGCAGTCGCAGAAGGCTGTTGGACCTTCCGGGAAGCATGTCGTCTCCTATCACGACGTCAGGCACTTCACCTTGGTTTCAGAGGAACCGGCCCCATTTCAGGTCGATGGGGACCACCTTGGAGACAGGAGTCGCGTCAGTTTCACAGGCGTACGGCGGGCACTGCGTGTGATTGTGTGA
- the sodX gene encoding nickel-type superoxide dismutase maturation protease: MRLRDADTGTEPVQSTAGGLLPFGLMDVDGPSMVPTLYHGDKVVVRYGARVRPGAVVLVRHPMRQDLLVVKRAAELRPKGWWLLSDNQFLGNDSRDFGAVPTELVLGRVLLRVSPRVSWLAPAGWLERLLCRWPLGRVPWLAARFGVLRRLSPSR, from the coding sequence ATGCGGCTGCGGGACGCTGACACGGGTACTGAGCCCGTGCAGAGTACGGCTGGCGGGCTCTTGCCGTTCGGCTTGATGGACGTGGACGGGCCGTCGATGGTCCCGACCCTCTACCACGGCGACAAGGTGGTGGTCCGCTACGGAGCCCGGGTCCGCCCGGGTGCGGTGGTGCTGGTCCGCCATCCGATGCGGCAGGACCTGCTGGTGGTCAAGCGGGCCGCCGAGCTGCGGCCCAAGGGCTGGTGGCTGCTGTCGGACAATCAGTTCCTCGGCAACGACAGCCGGGACTTCGGCGCGGTGCCGACCGAGCTGGTGCTCGGCCGGGTGCTGCTGCGGGTCAGTCCGCGGGTGTCCTGGCTGGCGCCGGCCGGCTGGCTGGAGCGGCTGCTCTGCCGTTGGCCGCTGGGCCGGGTGCCGTGGCTGGCGGCCCGGTTCGGGGTGCTGCGCCGGCTCAGCCCCTCGCGGTAG
- a CDS encoding RNA polymerase sigma factor SigF codes for MDRNSAVGHPPVDGLPTDASSAGARAARTPGARRRTVPAQPGGPAPGPATDQHAHPKDAQRMSQPTDPTPDQTAPALPPAADEDPLAEVVRAALPAQTAVHHRSSAPDREAARALFVQLSTLPEGSPERVELRNQLVRMHIPLVEHLARRFRNRGEPLDDLTQVATIGLIKSVDRFDHERGVEFSTYATPTIVGEIKRHFRDKGWAVRVPRRLQELRLSLTTATSELSQRHGRSPTVHELAEHLGISEEDVLEGLESANAYSTLSLDVPDSDDESPAVADTLGATDEALEGVEYRESLKPLLAQLPQREQKILVLRFFRNMTQSQIAAEVGISQMHVSRLLARTLAQLRDKLLVEE; via the coding sequence CTGGATCGCAACTCTGCCGTCGGGCACCCGCCCGTGGACGGCCTGCCGACGGACGCCTCGTCCGCCGGCGCCCGTGCCGCGCGCACTCCGGGCGCCCGGCGCCGTACCGTACCGGCGCAGCCCGGCGGACCCGCGCCGGGGCCCGCCACCGACCAGCACGCGCACCCGAAGGACGCCCAGCGGATGAGCCAGCCGACCGACCCGACGCCGGACCAGACAGCACCAGCGCTGCCGCCGGCCGCCGACGAGGACCCGCTGGCGGAGGTGGTGCGGGCCGCGCTGCCGGCCCAGACCGCCGTGCACCACCGCTCGTCCGCGCCGGACCGGGAGGCGGCCCGGGCGCTCTTCGTCCAGCTGTCCACGCTGCCCGAGGGCTCGCCGGAGCGGGTGGAGCTGCGCAACCAGCTGGTCCGGATGCACATCCCGCTGGTCGAGCACCTGGCCCGGCGGTTCCGCAACCGCGGCGAGCCGCTGGACGACCTGACCCAGGTGGCCACCATCGGCCTGATCAAGTCGGTGGACCGGTTCGACCACGAGCGCGGGGTGGAGTTCTCCACCTACGCCACTCCGACCATCGTGGGCGAGATCAAGCGGCACTTCCGCGACAAGGGCTGGGCGGTGCGGGTGCCGCGCCGGCTGCAGGAGCTGCGGCTGTCGCTGACCACGGCGACCAGCGAGCTCTCCCAGCGGCACGGCCGCTCCCCCACGGTGCACGAGCTGGCCGAGCACCTGGGCATCTCGGAGGAGGACGTGCTGGAGGGCCTGGAGTCGGCCAACGCCTACTCCACGCTCTCGCTGGACGTGCCGGACAGCGACGACGAGTCGCCGGCCGTGGCGGACACCCTGGGCGCCACCGACGAGGCGCTGGAGGGGGTCGAGTACCGCGAGTCGCTCAAGCCGCTGCTGGCCCAACTGCCGCAGCGCGAGCAGAAGATCCTGGTGCTCCGGTTCTTCCGGAACATGACGCAGTCTCAGATCGCCGCCGAGGTGGGGATCTCGCAGATGCACGTGTCGCGCCTGCTGGCGCGCACGCTCGCCCAGCTGCGGGACAAGCTGCTGGTCGAGGAGTAG
- a CDS encoding amino acid ABC transporter permease, whose amino-acid sequence MNKGRPEAIKAVPVRHPGRWAGAIVVAVLAAMLIHALVTNPQFQWHVVGQYLFDSSILHGLGVTLELTALSMLIGVSGGTVLAIMRLSPNPVLSSTAWFYIWIFRGTPVLVQLLFWNFLGALWGKLSIGVPFGGFLGLSDGGAFWSEDTNKLIPLFVAALLGLGLNEAAYMAEIVRGGIQSVPLGQTEAAHALGMSQSSTMRRIILPQAMRVIIPPTGNETISMLKTTSLVSAISLEELLRAGENIYSRTFQTIPLLVVVSLWYLFLTSILTVVQYYIERHYARGANRILPPTPMQRLRGLFSGRPKPPSAPDVVPGLEGGGHL is encoded by the coding sequence GTGAACAAGGGACGGCCTGAAGCCATCAAGGCCGTCCCGGTCCGCCACCCCGGACGCTGGGCCGGAGCGATCGTCGTCGCGGTGCTCGCCGCGATGCTGATCCACGCCCTTGTCACCAATCCCCAGTTCCAGTGGCATGTCGTCGGGCAGTACCTGTTCGACTCCTCGATCCTGCACGGGCTCGGCGTCACCCTCGAGCTGACGGCGCTGTCCATGCTGATCGGTGTGTCCGGCGGCACCGTGCTGGCGATCATGCGGCTGTCGCCGAACCCGGTGCTCTCCTCCACCGCCTGGTTCTACATCTGGATCTTCCGCGGCACCCCGGTGCTGGTCCAGCTGCTGTTCTGGAACTTCCTCGGCGCGCTCTGGGGCAAGCTCTCCATCGGTGTGCCGTTCGGCGGCTTCCTCGGGCTGTCCGACGGCGGCGCCTTCTGGTCCGAGGACACCAACAAGCTGATCCCGCTCTTCGTCGCGGCGCTGCTGGGCCTGGGCCTCAACGAGGCCGCCTACATGGCCGAGATCGTCCGCGGCGGCATCCAGTCGGTGCCGCTGGGCCAGACCGAGGCGGCGCACGCGCTGGGCATGAGCCAGTCCTCGACCATGCGGCGGATCATCCTGCCGCAGGCCATGCGGGTGATCATCCCGCCGACCGGCAACGAGACCATCTCGATGCTGAAGACCACCTCGCTGGTCTCGGCGATCTCGCTGGAGGAGCTGCTGCGGGCCGGTGAGAACATCTACTCCCGCACCTTCCAGACCATCCCACTGCTGGTCGTGGTCAGCCTCTGGTACCTGTTCCTGACCTCGATCCTGACCGTCGTCCAGTACTACATCGAGCGGCACTACGCTCGAGGTGCGAACCGGATCCTGCCGCCGACCCCGATGCAGCGGCTCCGCGGCCTCTTCTCCGGTCGACCCAAGCCACCCAGCGCACCCGATGTGGTCCCCGGACTCGAGGGAGGCGGCCACCTGTGA
- a CDS encoding ATP-binding protein encodes MRVDQNVGDPAGKAEQDRAAQDFVEVRLPAQGAYLSVLRTATAGLAARLDFTLDEIEDLRIAVDEACAILLQQAVPGSVLSCEFRLVGDALRVTVSAPTTDGRAPERDTFAWTVLSALAGEVESSVAADRTVSISLHKKRGGTILQP; translated from the coding sequence GTGAGGGTGGACCAGAACGTCGGCGATCCCGCGGGAAAGGCCGAACAGGACCGGGCTGCCCAGGATTTCGTGGAGGTCCGGCTGCCCGCGCAGGGGGCGTACCTCTCGGTGCTGCGGACGGCCACGGCCGGGCTCGCGGCCCGGCTGGACTTCACCCTGGACGAGATCGAGGATCTACGGATCGCGGTGGACGAGGCCTGCGCCATCCTGCTCCAGCAGGCGGTGCCCGGGTCGGTGCTGTCCTGCGAGTTCCGGCTGGTCGGCGACGCACTCCGGGTCACCGTCTCGGCCCCGACCACGGACGGTCGGGCCCCCGAGCGGGACACCTTCGCCTGGACGGTGCTCTCCGCACTGGCCGGCGAGGTGGAGTCCTCGGTGGCCGCGGACCGCACCGTCAGCATCAGCCTGCACAAGAAGCGCGGCGGGACCATCCTGCAGCCGTGA
- a CDS encoding WhiB family transcriptional regulator, protein MDWRHRAVCREEDPELFFPIGNTGPALLQIEEAKAVCRRCPVMEQCLQWALETGQDAGVWGGMSEDERRAMKRRAARNRARTA, encoded by the coding sequence ATGGACTGGCGCCACCGCGCTGTCTGCCGCGAAGAGGACCCGGAGCTGTTCTTCCCGATCGGGAACACCGGTCCTGCTCTGCTGCAGATCGAGGAAGCCAAGGCCGTGTGCCGCCGTTGTCCCGTCATGGAGCAGTGTCTCCAGTGGGCCCTGGAGACCGGTCAGGACGCCGGCGTCTGGGGCGGCATGAGCGAGGACGAGCGTCGCGCCATGAAGCGCCGCGCCGCCCGCAACCGCGCGCGCACCGCCTGA
- a CDS encoding ABC transporter substrate-binding protein, translating to MPRRTLSPVRHRSLLNRSLPAGLGVGGLLLAGCGSATGTTTDPGAALRAKLPASLRSAGALRIGSNLNYAPVDFKGSDGTPAGLDIDLANALGAYLNLRIQFVDRPFAQLIPAVQNHELDLAMSAVIDTPQRQSGADDNGRQANPGVDFVDYFLTGTAILVKAGNPQSIVNLDGLCGRTVAMQRGTIQAEIAARQVAACTKVGKSLTIDLFDTDEQALAEVASGKAVADLNDYPVAAYNTQPDRGGDRFQVTGAMLQTSPYGITVNKADNALRDVLAKAVDQLIRNGTYDKILTKWNARNGAVPVSEINGGF from the coding sequence ATGCCCAGACGCACCCTCAGTCCCGTCCGCCACCGCTCCCTGCTCAACCGCTCGCTGCCGGCCGGCCTCGGCGTGGGCGGCCTGCTGCTCGCCGGCTGCGGCAGTGCCACCGGAACCACCACCGACCCCGGCGCCGCCCTGCGCGCCAAGCTCCCCGCCTCGCTGCGCTCCGCCGGCGCGCTCAGGATCGGCTCCAACCTCAACTACGCCCCGGTCGACTTCAAGGGCAGCGACGGCACGCCGGCTGGCCTGGACATCGACCTGGCCAACGCGCTCGGCGCCTACCTCAACCTGCGGATCCAGTTCGTCGACCGCCCGTTCGCGCAGCTGATCCCCGCGGTCCAGAACCACGAGCTGGACCTCGCCATGTCGGCGGTGATCGACACCCCGCAGCGCCAGAGCGGGGCCGACGACAACGGCCGGCAGGCCAACCCCGGGGTCGACTTCGTCGACTACTTCCTGACCGGCACCGCGATCCTGGTCAAGGCCGGCAACCCGCAGTCGATCGTCAACCTGGACGGGCTCTGCGGGCGGACCGTGGCGATGCAGCGCGGCACCATCCAGGCCGAGATCGCCGCCCGCCAGGTGGCGGCCTGCACCAAGGTCGGCAAGTCGCTGACCATCGACCTGTTCGACACCGACGAGCAGGCGCTGGCCGAGGTGGCCTCCGGCAAGGCGGTGGCCGACCTGAACGACTACCCGGTGGCCGCCTACAACACCCAGCCCGACCGGGGCGGCGACCGCTTCCAGGTGACCGGCGCGATGCTGCAGACCAGCCCGTACGGGATCACCGTCAACAAGGCCGACAACGCGCTGCGTGACGTGCTGGCCAAGGCGGTGGACCAGCTGATCCGCAACGGCACCTACGACAAGATCCTCACCAAGTGGAACGCGCGCAACGGCGCGGTCCCGGTCTCGGAGATCAACGGCGGGTTCTGA
- a CDS encoding sensor histidine kinase, translating into MPSLNELVRRHTTLTGADVEWLHLLVSEWQLLSDLSFADLVLWIPTWDGIRYVSVAQMRPNTGPTSYQDDMVGHLVPRGRRPLLDAAFDEGRIVREGDPEWREEVPVRVESIPVRREGRVLGVIARNTNLLTVRTPSRLELTYLQSASDLAQMIAAGTFPYPGEQVDMDAAPRVGDGLIRLDADGIVTYASPNALSAYHRLGLTTDLVGGHLGRTTAELAPPSRNAVHEALVKLASGWAPRQTEVEAQGGVVTLRAIPLKPKGVHTGSLVLARDVTELRRRDRELITKDATIREIHHRVKNNLQTVAALLRLQSRRLGDDSARAALDEAVRRVGSIAIVHETLSQTLDEQVAFDEIADRVLAMVMELSQDGQVTTRRSGSFGILSAEVATPLAMVLTELLQNALEHAFGPKAAGNLSVSALRGRAPATGKGWSDSWTGGEKPEEYLLITVQDDGRGMPEDFDPQEDGNLGLQIVRTLATGELGGTFDMVAAPGGGTKVVLEIPVR; encoded by the coding sequence GTGCCCTCGTTGAACGAACTCGTCCGCCGCCACACCACCCTCACCGGTGCCGACGTGGAATGGCTCCACCTGCTGGTCTCGGAGTGGCAGCTGCTCTCCGACCTATCCTTCGCCGACCTGGTGCTGTGGATCCCCACCTGGGACGGCATCCGGTACGTCTCGGTGGCCCAGATGCGGCCCAATACCGGGCCCACCTCGTACCAGGACGACATGGTCGGCCACCTGGTCCCGCGCGGCCGCCGGCCGCTGCTGGACGCCGCCTTCGACGAGGGCCGGATCGTCCGCGAGGGCGATCCGGAGTGGCGCGAGGAGGTGCCGGTCCGGGTCGAGTCGATCCCGGTCCGGCGCGAGGGCCGGGTACTCGGAGTGATCGCCCGCAACACCAACCTGCTCACCGTGCGCACCCCGAGCCGGCTCGAGCTCACCTATCTGCAGAGCGCCTCGGACCTGGCCCAGATGATCGCTGCCGGAACGTTTCCCTACCCGGGCGAGCAGGTCGACATGGATGCCGCCCCCCGGGTCGGCGACGGCCTGATCCGGCTGGACGCCGACGGCATCGTCACCTACGCCAGCCCCAACGCGCTCTCCGCCTACCACCGGCTCGGCCTGACCACCGATCTGGTGGGTGGTCACCTGGGGCGCACCACCGCCGAGTTGGCGCCCCCGTCGCGCAACGCGGTGCACGAGGCGCTGGTCAAGCTGGCCAGCGGCTGGGCGCCCCGGCAGACCGAGGTGGAGGCGCAGGGCGGGGTGGTGACCCTGCGGGCCATCCCGCTGAAGCCCAAGGGCGTGCACACCGGTTCGCTGGTGCTGGCCCGGGACGTCACCGAGCTGCGGCGCCGGGACCGGGAGTTGATCACCAAGGACGCCACCATCCGGGAGATCCACCACCGGGTGAAGAACAACCTGCAGACGGTGGCCGCGCTGTTGCGGCTGCAGTCGCGCCGGCTCGGCGACGACTCGGCCCGGGCCGCGCTGGACGAGGCGGTGCGCCGGGTCGGCTCGATCGCCATCGTGCACGAGACGCTCTCGCAGACGCTGGACGAGCAGGTGGCCTTCGACGAGATCGCCGACCGGGTGCTGGCGATGGTGATGGAGCTGTCCCAGGACGGTCAGGTGACCACCCGGCGCAGCGGCAGCTTCGGCATCCTGTCGGCCGAGGTGGCCACCCCGCTGGCGATGGTCCTCACCGAGCTGCTGCAGAACGCGCTGGAGCACGCCTTCGGTCCGAAGGCGGCCGGCAACCTCTCGGTCAGCGCGCTGCGCGGCCGGGCGCCGGCCACCGGCAAGGGCTGGTCGGACAGTTGGACGGGCGGCGAGAAGCCGGAGGAGTACCTGCTGATCACCGTGCAGGACGACGGTCGCGGGATGCCCGAGGACTTCGACCCGCAGGAGGACGGCAACCTCGGACTGCAGATCGTCCGCACACTGGCCACGGGGGAGTTGGGCGGCACCTTCGACATGGTCGCGGCGCCGGGCGGCGGGACCAAGGTGGTGCTGGAGATCCCGGTCAGATAA
- a CDS encoding ABC transporter substrate-binding protein, translated as MSTRTRRSRLAALGAVLVTGSLVVTGCSSSKSSSSGSSAVPTPTAVASLSALVPADVKAGGKLVVATDASYAPNEFKDASGTIVGMDVDMAKAIAQTLGLTADVQNATFDSIIPGITAKKYNMSLSSFSITTEREASVDMVSYFSAGTGTAVKKGNPNKVDANDLCGKKVAVQTGTTQADSIKNTINPACVKAGKPPIPNDGDKFDLQTDVTTALVSGRDDAMLADSPVVDYAVQQTGGQLQTIGSVTDTAPYGVVLPKGTDLTKAVQGAIQSLMSNGTYKAILQKWGVQAGAISSSQINPS; from the coding sequence ATGAGCACCCGTACTCGCCGTTCCCGCCTCGCCGCCCTCGGCGCCGTCCTGGTCACCGGTTCGCTGGTGGTCACGGGCTGTAGCAGCAGCAAGAGCAGCTCCAGCGGCTCCTCGGCGGTCCCGACGCCGACCGCGGTCGCCTCGCTCTCCGCCCTGGTGCCGGCCGACGTCAAGGCCGGCGGCAAGCTGGTGGTCGCCACCGACGCCTCGTACGCGCCGAACGAGTTCAAGGACGCCAGCGGCACCATCGTCGGCATGGACGTCGACATGGCCAAGGCCATCGCGCAGACCCTCGGGCTGACCGCCGACGTGCAGAACGCGACCTTCGACTCGATCATCCCGGGCATCACGGCGAAGAAGTACAACATGAGCCTGAGCTCCTTCTCGATCACCACGGAGCGCGAGGCCAGTGTCGACATGGTCAGCTACTTCTCGGCCGGCACCGGCACCGCGGTGAAGAAGGGCAACCCGAACAAGGTCGACGCCAACGACCTGTGCGGCAAGAAGGTCGCGGTGCAGACCGGCACCACGCAGGCGGACTCGATCAAGAACACGATCAACCCGGCGTGTGTGAAGGCCGGCAAGCCGCCCATCCCGAACGACGGGGACAAGTTCGACCTGCAGACCGACGTCACCACCGCCCTGGTCTCCGGCCGCGACGACGCGATGCTGGCCGACTCCCCGGTGGTCGACTACGCGGTCCAGCAGACCGGCGGCCAGCTGCAGACCATCGGCTCGGTCACCGACACCGCCCCGTACGGCGTGGTGCTGCCCAAGGGCACCGACCTGACCAAGGCGGTCCAGGGCGCGATCCAGTCGCTGATGAGCAACGGCACCTACAAGGCGATCCTGCAGAAGTGGGGCGTCCAGGCCGGCGCGATCAGCAGCTCACAGATCAACCCCAGCTGA
- the sodN gene encoding superoxide dismutase, Ni, with protein MFSRLFAPRVTAHAHCDLPCGVYDPAQARIEAESVKGTQEKYQANEDAHFRARAIIIKEQRAEAVKHHLSVLWSDYFKAPHFEKYPELHQLFNDALKAASAAKASTDPATGQTLLDYIAQIDKIFWETKQA; from the coding sequence ATGTTCTCTCGTCTGTTTGCGCCGCGGGTCACCGCTCACGCCCACTGCGACCTGCCCTGCGGTGTCTACGACCCGGCTCAGGCCCGGATCGAGGCCGAGTCGGTGAAGGGTACTCAGGAGAAGTACCAGGCCAACGAGGACGCTCACTTCCGCGCTCGCGCCATCATCATCAAGGAGCAGCGCGCCGAGGCCGTCAAGCACCACCTGTCGGTGCTCTGGAGCGACTACTTCAAGGCCCCGCACTTCGAGAAGTACCCGGAGCTGCACCAGCTCTTCAACGACGCCCTCAAGGCCGCCTCGGCCGCCAAGGCCTCGACCGACCCGGCCACCGGCCAGACGCTGCTGGACTACATCGCCCAGATCGACAAGATCTTCTGGGAGACCAAGCAGGCCTGA
- a CDS encoding amino acid ABC transporter ATP-binding protein has product MVKAEALHKSFGLVQVLKGIDLEVRQGQVFVLVGPSGSGKSTFLRCINHLEKINAGRLWVDGELVGYRQKGDRLYELKDREVAQKRRDIGMVFQHFNLFPHMTALENIVEAPVQVKGESKAAARERARALLDRVGLSDKAASYPSQLSGGQQQRVAIARALAMEPKLMLFDEPTSALDPELVGEVLDVMRGLAEDGMTMIVVTHEMGFAREVGDALVFMDGGVVVESGHPRDVLANPQHDRTKAFLSKVL; this is encoded by the coding sequence ATGGTGAAGGCCGAGGCGCTGCACAAGTCCTTCGGCCTGGTCCAGGTGCTCAAGGGGATCGACCTGGAGGTCCGGCAGGGCCAGGTCTTCGTGCTGGTCGGGCCGTCCGGCTCGGGCAAGTCGACCTTCCTGCGCTGCATCAACCACCTGGAGAAGATCAACGCCGGCCGGCTCTGGGTCGACGGCGAGCTGGTCGGCTACCGGCAGAAGGGCGACCGGCTCTACGAGCTGAAGGACCGCGAGGTCGCCCAGAAGCGGCGCGACATCGGCATGGTCTTCCAGCACTTCAACCTGTTCCCGCACATGACCGCGCTGGAGAACATCGTCGAGGCGCCGGTGCAGGTCAAGGGCGAGTCCAAGGCGGCCGCCCGGGAGCGGGCCAGGGCGCTGCTGGACCGGGTCGGCCTGTCCGACAAGGCCGCCAGCTACCCGTCCCAGCTCTCCGGCGGGCAGCAGCAGCGGGTGGCGATCGCCCGGGCGCTGGCCATGGAGCCCAAGCTGATGCTCTTCGACGAGCCCACCTCGGCGCTCGACCCGGAGCTGGTCGGCGAGGTGCTGGACGTGATGCGCGGCCTCGCCGAGGACGGCATGACGATGATCGTGGTCACCCACGAGATGGGCTTCGCCCGCGAGGTGGGCGACGCGCTGGTCTTCATGGACGGCGGTGTGGTGGTGGAGTCCGGCCACCCGCGCGACGTGCTGGCGAACCCGCAGCACGACCGCACCAAGGCCTTCCTCTCGAAGGTGCTGTAG
- a CDS encoding CGNR zinc finger domain-containing protein: protein MELASYADYAVRLVNSEEPDRGTDALVSVDAVRDLFGSPDSRAAQLTEPADLPRLRGVRARLRAVFEAAAGGDEVRGVDLLNGLLAEYPVSPQVSGHDYLDESGRPRWHLHLADNAPSATANFTAVACMGLAIHLTELGADRLGICQAAPCRNAYLDTSTNRSRRYCSDRCATRANVAAYRARKKQEAAAAAATARG from the coding sequence GTGGAGCTCGCCTCCTACGCCGATTACGCCGTCCGGCTGGTGAACAGCGAGGAGCCGGACCGCGGCACCGACGCGCTGGTCTCGGTGGACGCCGTGCGCGACCTGTTCGGCAGCCCTGACTCGCGCGCCGCCCAGCTGACCGAGCCCGCCGACCTGCCCCGGCTGCGGGGCGTGCGGGCCCGGCTGCGGGCGGTCTTCGAGGCCGCCGCGGGCGGCGACGAGGTGCGCGGGGTCGACCTGCTGAACGGCCTGCTGGCCGAGTACCCGGTCAGCCCGCAGGTCTCCGGGCACGACTACCTGGACGAGAGCGGCCGGCCGCGCTGGCACCTGCACCTGGCGGACAACGCGCCCAGCGCCACCGCGAACTTCACCGCGGTGGCGTGCATGGGCCTGGCCATCCACCTGACCGAGCTGGGCGCGGACCGGCTCGGCATCTGTCAGGCCGCGCCCTGCCGCAACGCCTACCTGGACACCTCGACCAACCGGTCCCGCCGCTACTGCTCGGACCGCTGCGCCACCCGCGCCAATGTGGCCGCCTACCGGGCCCGCAAGAAGCAGGAGGCCGCCGCGGCCGCCGCTACCGCGAGGGGCTGA